A DNA window from Balneolaceae bacterium contains the following coding sequences:
- the ndk gene encoding nucleoside-diphosphate kinase: MAVEQTLTILKPDCLRKELAGEVIRRIQEAGFTIRAMKMTRLTEATAGAFYAVHKGRPFYDDLCAFMSSGPCVPMILEKENAIEDFRTFIGATNPEEAEEGTIRADFADSIGENIIHGSDSVENGRIESAFFFSDQEVVANHA; encoded by the coding sequence ATGGCTGTTGAGCAAACCCTTACGATTCTAAAACCTGACTGCCTGCGAAAAGAGCTCGCGGGCGAGGTCATACGCCGAATTCAGGAAGCCGGATTTACCATCCGCGCAATGAAAATGACCCGGCTTACCGAAGCCACCGCCGGGGCTTTCTACGCTGTCCACAAGGGACGCCCCTTCTACGACGACCTCTGCGCCTTCATGAGCAGCGGTCCCTGCGTGCCCATGATCCTGGAGAAGGAGAACGCCATCGAGGATTTCCGCACCTTCATCGGGGCCACCAATCCCGAGGAGGCTGAGGAGGGCACCATCCGCGCTGACTTTGCCGACAGCATCGGTGAGAACATCATTCACGGCTCCGACTCGGTGGAGAACGGCAGGATTGAATCGGCCTTCTTCTTCAGCGATCAGGAGGTGGTGGCCAACCACGCATAA
- a CDS encoding adenylate/guanylate cyclase domain-containing protein — MTAYEFNWNWQLASGPEYLWPMLADTGALCRDLGEPAIRVDERRLPNRPDGLRIAHEGVSNYEVWEEEPCEWEYPYQFTRRRNYLNGPWRSMSRQVELVPKAGGTRVYVRTRLKPRSRLLAMAAALHHATLGKRRWQGVLRTYDRLALSGRLPYQERKPRSTVRGGEERLEEARRKVIEMTGNTQVTEYLADFLRRAHKTELHRISPYKLADLWGTGRRETLRVFLASAHAGILNLAWEVTCPACHSVQDRCRTLPDVREPLYCRRCREKFSVHLTRTLRLRFRAHPLVRKSDPALYCATGPRSRPRTAVRQVMEAGETRYLKTRLPAGAYTISAGRAEGSATLEVSEEGHDTVRVLLTPRGFDGEEIPLSTEPNLVLDNKTPFRQSIAIEAKAWDDREVCASEAISLQIFRELFKREVIGQGERLEAENLTFMFTDLRDSAALYRNQGDRRAVGRLIEHFAILQKTVDRAGGAVVKTIGDSVMAVFNRPASAMKAFMEAQRLTRGRTGSDFRLKAGIHRGDCVAAGVNDRIDYFGNTVNLASRLVDYAGENEAVLSAAVASDPLVRKLLDRRAPQFRVEEDTPAIRGYEGEALPVTRVAMETATGQERPFEEESKSLMPSVGRSRQGLRCTSLLPAVLKSGSPNRSLRLRQSDGRGSRYGHARAHPQLSLHPFLPPPGLRLECYPPFRHLVQ, encoded by the coding sequence ATGACCGCATACGAATTCAATTGGAACTGGCAGCTGGCCTCCGGGCCGGAGTACCTCTGGCCGATGCTCGCCGACACCGGCGCCCTCTGCCGCGACCTGGGCGAGCCGGCCATCCGGGTTGACGAGCGCCGGCTGCCCAACCGTCCCGATGGCCTCCGCATCGCCCACGAGGGCGTCTCCAACTACGAGGTATGGGAAGAGGAGCCCTGCGAGTGGGAGTATCCCTACCAGTTCACCCGGCGGAGAAATTATCTCAACGGCCCCTGGCGCTCCATGTCCCGCCAGGTGGAGTTGGTGCCCAAAGCGGGGGGCACGCGGGTTTACGTGCGCACCCGGCTGAAACCGCGAAGCCGACTGCTGGCCATGGCGGCCGCCCTTCACCACGCCACCCTGGGAAAACGGCGCTGGCAAGGTGTGCTCCGCACCTACGACCGGCTGGCCCTGTCGGGGCGCCTCCCCTACCAGGAGCGCAAACCCCGCTCGACGGTCCGCGGCGGCGAGGAACGCCTGGAGGAGGCGCGCCGAAAAGTGATCGAAATGACCGGCAACACGCAGGTCACCGAATACCTGGCCGACTTCCTGCGGCGGGCCCACAAAACCGAACTGCACCGCATCTCCCCCTACAAGCTGGCCGACCTCTGGGGTACGGGGCGACGGGAAACCCTACGCGTCTTCCTGGCCTCCGCCCACGCGGGAATATTGAACCTTGCCTGGGAAGTGACCTGCCCGGCCTGCCACAGCGTGCAGGACCGCTGCCGCACCCTCCCCGATGTGCGCGAACCCCTCTACTGCCGGCGCTGCCGCGAGAAATTTTCCGTGCACTTGACCCGCACCCTGCGGCTGCGTTTCCGCGCCCACCCCCTGGTGCGGAAATCAGACCCGGCCCTCTACTGCGCAACCGGTCCCCGCAGCCGGCCGCGCACCGCCGTGCGCCAGGTCATGGAAGCCGGGGAGACGCGCTACCTGAAGACCCGCCTGCCGGCCGGCGCCTATACCATCTCGGCGGGACGCGCGGAAGGCTCAGCCACCCTGGAAGTCAGCGAGGAGGGACACGACACCGTGCGCGTGCTGCTCACCCCTCGCGGCTTCGACGGAGAGGAAATCCCACTCTCGACCGAACCCAACCTCGTTCTGGACAACAAAACCCCCTTCCGCCAGTCCATCGCCATCGAGGCCAAGGCGTGGGACGACCGCGAGGTCTGCGCCTCGGAGGCCATCTCCCTTCAGATCTTCCGCGAGCTTTTCAAGCGGGAGGTGATCGGACAGGGCGAGCGCCTGGAGGCCGAAAACCTCACCTTTATGTTCACCGACCTGCGCGACTCCGCCGCCCTCTACCGGAACCAGGGCGACCGGCGCGCCGTCGGCCGGCTGATCGAACATTTCGCCATCCTTCAGAAGACAGTGGACCGCGCCGGCGGAGCCGTTGTAAAAACCATCGGAGACTCGGTGATGGCCGTGTTCAACCGACCCGCATCGGCCATGAAGGCCTTCATGGAAGCGCAGCGCCTGACCCGGGGACGTACGGGCAGCGACTTCAGGCTCAAGGCGGGCATCCACCGGGGCGACTGCGTGGCCGCGGGCGTAAACGACCGCATCGACTATTTCGGCAATACCGTAAACCTGGCTTCCCGGCTGGTGGACTACGCCGGGGAGAACGAGGCTGTGCTCTCCGCCGCCGTAGCCTCCGACCCCCTGGTACGAAAGCTCCTGGACCGGCGCGCGCCTCAGTTTCGGGTGGAGGAAGACACGCCCGCCATCCGCGGCTACGAAGGCGAGGCCCTGCCCGTCACCCGCGTGGCCATGGAGACCGCCACTGGGCAGGAGCGTCCGTTCGAAGAAGAGTCAAAAAGTCTGATGCCAAGCGTCGGCCGAAGTCGGCAAGGCCTCCGGTGCACAAGTCTGCTGCCTGCAGTCCTAAAGTCCGGAAGTCCCAACCGGTCTCTTCGACTCCGGCAGTCTGACGGGCGTGGTTCCAGGTATGGACATGCTCGCGCGCACCCGCAGCTGTCTTTGCATCCCTTCCTGCCGCCTCCCGGCCTGCGCTTGGAATGCTACCCGCCCTTTCGCCATTTAGTCCAATGA
- a CDS encoding anti-sigma factor, whose product MKERLMARITSSRQSASGSGQAGAGAMNGGAGGPGTGSGEEKDSRMRLAVAASFVLLVVSLSLIFYAFYMSSQLSDTRQTVERQQVRIEQLTSELEQKEEMLAILGSREINVVFMSGMEVNPDGYGKVIWDPEREQALLQVSNLPAVPEDKDYQLWILRDNQAVSAGLFSMTD is encoded by the coding sequence GTGAAGGAGCGCCTGATGGCACGCATCACCAGCAGCAGGCAATCCGCTTCCGGGTCCGGGCAGGCCGGTGCGGGCGCGATGAACGGCGGGGCGGGTGGCCCCGGCACCGGTTCCGGCGAGGAAAAGGACTCCCGCATGCGCCTGGCCGTGGCCGCCTCCTTCGTGCTGCTGGTGGTCAGCCTCAGCCTGATCTTCTACGCCTTCTACATGAGTTCGCAGCTCAGCGACACCCGTCAGACCGTCGAGCGGCAGCAGGTGCGCATCGAGCAGCTCACCTCGGAGCTGGAGCAGAAGGAGGAGATGCTGGCCATCCTGGGCTCCCGGGAGATCAACGTGGTCTTCATGTCGGGCATGGAGGTGAATCCCGACGGCTACGGCAAGGTGATCTGGGATCCCGAGCGCGAGCAGGCCCTGCTGCAGGTCTCCAACCTGCCGGCGGTGCCCGAAGACAAGGACTACCAGCTCTGGATCCTCCGTGACAACCAGGCGGTCAGCGCGGGGCTCTTCTCGATGACGGACTGA
- a CDS encoding PIN domain nuclease, whose amino-acid sequence MDTSVWIDYFNGVVNWQTDYLEQSLSSDSIIIGDIILTEILRGFRKDRDYYTARDFLDFLECVQLGGKEMAMKSASNYRFLRSGGITIRKTVDLIVGTWCAEHSMPLLHNDKDFDHMAKKLDLKVVSKP is encoded by the coding sequence GTGGATACCAGCGTTTGGATTGACTATTTCAATGGAGTCGTGAACTGGCAAACCGACTACCTGGAGCAGTCGCTATCCAGTGATTCAATCATTATTGGCGATATCATATTGACGGAAATACTCAGGGGTTTCAGAAAAGACCGTGACTATTATACGGCGCGGGATTTTCTGGATTTTCTGGAGTGTGTCCAGCTTGGGGGGAAGGAAATGGCCATGAAATCGGCCTCCAACTACCGATTCCTGCGATCCGGAGGCATTACCATCCGGAAGACCGTAGACTTGATTGTAGGAACATGGTGCGCGGAACATAGTATGCCGCTCCTGCATAACGACAAGGATTTTGACCACATGGCCAAAAAACTGGACTTAAAGGTGGTATCAAAACCTTAG
- a CDS encoding glycerophosphodiester phosphodiesterase family protein has protein sequence MPLPKLYNDDGDGFIVIAHRGASADFPENTMPAFEAAVERGAEMIELDVLMSRDGVPVVFHDARLNRHTDGAGPLADHSLEQLRELDAGSWFGERFAGTKIPTLEEVVRWARGKIALNLEIKTGAVGEKPRGGVEEKAAELVREYGMEEHVIFSSFDYRAVRRFKRISPDLSVALLYNRGLSGDKSPSHLVSEYGVDAFNCSYTQLSDKRLKNLKEYGIPFLVYTVDSPRRMRRLIRRGAAGIFSNKPGLLREVAEEVR, from the coding sequence ATGCCTCTGCCGAAGCTGTACAACGACGACGGAGACGGATTCATCGTGATCGCCCACCGGGGCGCCAGCGCCGACTTCCCGGAGAACACCATGCCCGCCTTCGAGGCGGCGGTGGAGCGGGGCGCCGAGATGATCGAGCTGGATGTGCTGATGAGCCGCGACGGGGTGCCGGTGGTTTTTCACGACGCCCGTCTGAACCGCCACACCGACGGGGCGGGTCCCCTGGCCGATCATTCTCTGGAGCAGCTGCGTGAGCTGGACGCCGGCTCCTGGTTCGGCGAGCGCTTTGCCGGCACGAAGATCCCCACCCTGGAGGAGGTGGTGCGCTGGGCCAGGGGAAAGATCGCCCTGAACCTGGAAATCAAGACCGGTGCGGTGGGGGAGAAGCCCAGGGGCGGCGTGGAGGAGAAGGCGGCTGAGCTGGTTCGCGAGTACGGCATGGAGGAGCACGTGATCTTCTCCAGCTTTGACTATCGCGCGGTGCGACGATTCAAACGCATCTCGCCCGACCTGTCCGTGGCCCTGCTCTACAACCGCGGGCTTTCGGGCGACAAGTCACCCTCCCACCTGGTGTCCGAGTACGGGGTGGACGCTTTCAACTGCAGCTACACGCAGCTCAGCGACAAGCGGTTGAAAAACCTGAAGGAGTACGGCATACCCTTCCTGGTCTATACGGTCGACTCCCCCCGCCGCATGCGCAGGCTGATCCGCCGGGGCGCGGCCGGCATCTTCTCCAACAAGCCTGGCCTGCTCAGGGAGGTGGCGGAGGAGGTCAGGTAG
- a CDS encoding DUF1343 domain-containing protein — MRNALLIPLILTALSLMAASGCGSAPGSNSTSPDARQTVRTGAEMLLDERLGELEDLRVGLLMNPTSRVDGVHMLDTLLARGVNVTALFAAEHGFRGEGEAGETIENGIDQATGLPVYSLYGQTRTPTPEMMEEVDVVLADLPDVGARFYTYSSTVGNVLEAAAGAGVSVWVLDRPNPAGGEYVAGWVVEDRFRSFVGRYPVPMIHGMTMGELARMMVGEGWISADREPDLQVVEMEGWSRDMLWPETGLEWIAPSPNLPAFDNAYLYLGTVLFEGTNLSEGRDTEQPFLLIGSPATDNSYERIVELDERHAGVGMEPEGYQPCTKAAGRHGQIDYDGRRCYGVLLTLEDPSAVDPLVLGTDLLRFLLEHTEGGAVNAYMQNLTGIPNDSLRAWLQREDISATWEDEVRAFRELRRPYLLYE, encoded by the coding sequence ATGCGCAATGCCCTCCTTATCCCGCTGATTCTGACGGCCCTTTCACTGATGGCCGCGTCGGGCTGCGGCAGCGCGCCCGGGTCCAACTCCACCTCTCCGGACGCCCGTCAGACGGTGCGCACCGGCGCGGAGATGCTACTCGACGAACGCCTGGGGGAGCTGGAGGACCTGCGCGTGGGACTTCTCATGAATCCCACCTCCCGCGTTGACGGGGTGCACATGCTGGATACCCTGCTGGCCCGGGGTGTGAACGTGACCGCCCTTTTTGCCGCCGAGCACGGCTTCCGCGGGGAGGGTGAGGCCGGCGAAACCATCGAGAACGGGATAGACCAGGCCACCGGCCTGCCGGTATACTCCCTGTACGGGCAGACCCGCACGCCCACGCCGGAGATGATGGAGGAGGTGGACGTGGTACTGGCGGACCTGCCCGACGTGGGGGCGCGCTTTTATACCTACAGCTCCACGGTGGGAAACGTCCTGGAGGCCGCGGCCGGCGCAGGCGTTTCCGTCTGGGTACTCGACCGTCCCAACCCGGCCGGCGGGGAATACGTGGCCGGCTGGGTGGTGGAAGACCGTTTCCGCTCTTTTGTGGGACGTTACCCCGTGCCCATGATCCACGGTATGACCATGGGCGAACTGGCGCGCATGATGGTGGGGGAGGGATGGATCAGTGCCGACCGGGAGCCCGACCTGCAGGTGGTGGAGATGGAGGGCTGGAGCCGCGACATGCTCTGGCCGGAGACCGGCCTGGAGTGGATCGCCCCCTCGCCCAACCTGCCTGCCTTCGACAACGCCTACCTCTACCTGGGAACCGTGCTGTTCGAGGGGACCAACCTGTCGGAGGGAAGGGATACCGAACAGCCCTTTCTGCTGATCGGCTCGCCCGCCACCGACAACAGCTACGAGCGCATCGTTGAGCTGGACGAACGGCATGCAGGCGTAGGCATGGAGCCTGAAGGGTATCAGCCCTGCACCAAGGCGGCGGGCCGGCACGGGCAGATCGACTACGACGGGCGGCGATGCTACGGGGTGCTTCTGACCCTGGAGGATCCTTCGGCCGTGGATCCCCTGGTGCTGGGGACCGACCTGCTGCGCTTCCTCCTGGAACATACCGAAGGGGGCGCTGTGAACGCCTACATGCAGAACCTGACCGGCATCCCCAACGACTCCCTCCGCGCCTGGCTGCAGCGGGAGGATATCTCCGCCACCTGGGAGGATGAGGTGCGTGCGTTCCGCGAGCTGCGCAGGCCCTACCTGCTCTACGAGTAG
- a CDS encoding sigma-70 family RNA polymerase sigma factor, translating into MYKGLLFGMILSVVGDREEAEDLLQEVFLRIWEKASSFDESRGNVYSWVVTLARNRAIDRIRSKGYKTREKQSQVLNDEERGPTLEGQARDPLTSTIYADRAEAVTKALREIPDEQRKVIEIAY; encoded by the coding sequence CTGTACAAGGGACTGCTCTTCGGGATGATCCTGTCGGTGGTGGGAGACCGCGAGGAGGCGGAAGACCTGCTGCAGGAGGTCTTCCTGAGGATATGGGAGAAGGCATCCAGCTTCGACGAGTCCCGCGGCAACGTCTACAGCTGGGTGGTCACCCTTGCACGCAACCGTGCCATTGACCGTATAAGATCCAAGGGCTACAAGACCCGGGAAAAACAGTCCCAGGTCCTGAACGACGAGGAGCGCGGACCGACCCTGGAGGGCCAGGCCCGGGACCCGCTCACGAGCACCATCTACGCCGATCGGGCCGAGGCCGTCACAAAGGCCCTGCGGGAAATCCCGGACGAGCAGCGCAAGGTTATTGAAATTGCCTACTGA
- a CDS encoding sigma factor-like helix-turn-helix DNA-binding protein, whose product MPTDKGLSQSEIAERLDLPLGTVKTRTRLA is encoded by the coding sequence TTGCCTACTGACAAAGGCCTCAGCCAATCGGAGATCGCCGAGCGCCTGGACCTCCCGCTGGGTACGGTCAAGACCCGCACCCGGCTGGCATGA
- a CDS encoding gamma-glutamyl-gamma-aminobutyrate hydrolase family protein (Members of this family of hydrolases with an active site Cys residue belong to MEROPS family C26.) gives MAGILVAPGFGGRGIEGKVAAVNHARTNGIPFFGICLGMQCAVIEYARNVCGMEGANSTEFDEDSPHPVIDLMAEQKEIENKGGTMRLGLYDCKVARDSITYRAYGEELFQERHRHRYEVNNELRGRLEEGGMKLVGFNPGRDLVEIIELEDHPWFVGVQFHPEYCSTVNQPQPLFVDFVKASLEYAGRNELSGPVSQSQEAVVN, from the coding sequence GTGGCCGGCATCCTGGTGGCGCCCGGCTTCGGGGGACGCGGCATCGAGGGCAAGGTGGCCGCCGTGAACCATGCCCGCACCAACGGCATTCCCTTTTTCGGCATCTGCCTGGGCATGCAGTGCGCCGTCATCGAGTACGCCCGCAACGTCTGCGGCATGGAGGGGGCCAACAGCACCGAATTTGACGAAGATTCCCCGCATCCTGTCATTGACCTGATGGCCGAGCAGAAGGAGATCGAGAACAAGGGCGGCACCATGCGCCTGGGCCTCTACGACTGCAAGGTGGCCCGCGACTCCATTACCTACCGCGCCTACGGCGAGGAGCTTTTCCAGGAGCGCCACCGCCACCGCTACGAGGTGAACAACGAGCTTCGCGGCAGGCTGGAGGAGGGCGGCATGAAGCTGGTCGGCTTCAACCCCGGCCGCGACCTGGTGGAAATCATTGAACTGGAAGACCACCCCTGGTTTGTGGGCGTGCAGTTTCACCCGGAATACTGCAGCACGGTCAACCAACCGCAGCCGCTTTTTGTGGATTTCGTGAAGGCCAGCCTTGAGTACGCCGGACGCAACGAGCTCTCCGGGCCGGTGTCGCAATCGCAGGAAGCGGTAGTCAATTGA
- a CDS encoding thioredoxin domain-containing protein, with product MNRLKDEKSPYLKQHADNPVDWHPWGEEAFRRAREEDKPVFLSIGYATCHWCHVMAHESFEDPEVARLMNEAFVSIKVDREERPDIDHTYMLVCQMMSGQGGWPLNVLLTPDKEPFYSATYLPKRGRGGRPGMLELVPWIDGLWEDEREKVMRSAENLTEAYRKSTRHAGETFDYEETLDTAWQAFRSSYDPEHGGFGEAPKFPSPHNLGFLLRYGWRTDSGEAADMVERTLTRMRYGGLFDQVGFGFHRYSTDRRWLVPHFEKMLYDQAGLLMAYTEGWQVTGRELFRDTARQIVTYLERCLLSDTGGFHSAEDADSPGGGEGDFYTWTADEIRELLPPGQAELVLRAWNFTEEGNWREESSGRRDGTNIPHRDRSLAELAGERGEEPETTADLLENARGALREAREERPRPGLDHKILTDWNGMTVAALARAARTFGREREEELARGAADFLLDEMRHGEGHLLHRWCEGERSVRGNADDYAFLLWGLLELHETTRETRWLEEAVDLAKVFVRECWDPAEGGFFFTGASEEVILARAKEFYDGAMPSANSVAACCLLRLARLTGESSWEEKAERTLALYKEQVSGAPTAFSQMLQALEWQVEGGREIIVRGKPGEAPVRRFLEDLNRRFLPHRAVLVAGEGDETLARLAPFLENFTRRGGEPAFYICRNYTCERPVTDPEKALELLE from the coding sequence TTGAACCGACTAAAAGACGAAAAAAGCCCGTATCTCAAGCAACACGCCGATAACCCGGTGGACTGGCATCCCTGGGGCGAAGAGGCTTTCAGGAGGGCCCGGGAAGAGGACAAGCCCGTCTTTCTCTCCATCGGCTACGCCACCTGCCACTGGTGCCACGTCATGGCGCACGAGTCCTTTGAGGATCCCGAGGTGGCCCGGCTGATGAACGAGGCCTTCGTCTCGATCAAGGTGGACCGCGAAGAGCGGCCCGACATCGACCACACCTACATGCTGGTCTGCCAGATGATGAGCGGGCAGGGCGGCTGGCCCCTCAACGTGCTGCTCACCCCCGACAAGGAACCTTTTTATTCGGCCACCTACCTTCCCAAAAGAGGACGGGGAGGACGGCCGGGCATGCTGGAGCTTGTGCCATGGATAGACGGGCTCTGGGAGGACGAACGCGAGAAGGTGATGCGCTCGGCGGAGAACCTCACCGAGGCCTACCGCAAGAGCACCCGCCACGCCGGAGAGACCTTCGACTATGAAGAGACGCTCGACACCGCCTGGCAGGCTTTCCGCTCCAGCTACGATCCCGAACACGGGGGCTTCGGCGAGGCGCCCAAATTCCCCTCCCCCCACAACCTGGGCTTCCTGCTGCGCTACGGCTGGCGCACAGACTCCGGGGAGGCCGCCGACATGGTGGAACGCACCCTCACCCGCATGCGCTACGGGGGACTATTCGACCAGGTGGGCTTCGGCTTCCACCGCTATTCCACCGACCGGCGCTGGCTGGTGCCCCACTTTGAAAAGATGCTCTACGACCAGGCCGGACTGCTGATGGCCTATACCGAGGGATGGCAGGTGACCGGCCGCGAACTCTTCCGCGACACCGCCCGCCAGATCGTGACCTACCTGGAGCGTTGCCTGCTGTCCGACACGGGAGGCTTCCACTCGGCGGAGGACGCCGACAGCCCCGGCGGCGGCGAGGGCGACTTCTATACGTGGACCGCCGATGAAATACGCGAGCTGCTGCCACCTGGACAGGCCGAGCTGGTGCTGCGCGCGTGGAACTTCACCGAGGAGGGCAACTGGCGGGAGGAGTCCAGCGGCCGGCGCGACGGCACCAACATCCCCCACCGCGACCGTAGCCTGGCCGAACTGGCCGGGGAGCGGGGCGAGGAGCCTGAAACCACGGCCGACCTGCTGGAAAATGCGCGTGGCGCCCTCAGGGAGGCGCGCGAAGAGCGCCCCCGCCCCGGCCTCGACCACAAGATACTCACCGACTGGAACGGCATGACCGTGGCCGCCCTGGCCCGCGCCGCCCGCACCTTCGGCCGGGAGCGCGAGGAGGAGCTGGCCCGCGGAGCGGCGGACTTCCTGCTGGACGAAATGCGTCACGGCGAGGGACACCTGCTGCACCGCTGGTGCGAGGGCGAGCGATCGGTGCGCGGCAACGCCGACGACTACGCCTTCCTGCTCTGGGGACTCCTGGAACTGCACGAGACCACCCGGGAGACCCGCTGGCTGGAGGAGGCGGTCGACCTGGCGAAAGTTTTCGTGCGGGAGTGCTGGGACCCCGCCGAGGGGGGCTTCTTCTTTACCGGCGCTTCCGAGGAGGTGATCCTGGCGCGCGCCAAGGAGTTCTACGACGGAGCTATGCCCTCCGCCAACTCCGTGGCCGCCTGCTGCCTGCTTCGCCTCGCGCGCCTGACCGGCGAGAGCTCCTGGGAAGAGAAGGCCGAACGCACCCTGGCCCTCTACAAGGAGCAGGTATCCGGCGCCCCCACCGCCTTCTCGCAGATGCTGCAGGCCCTGGAGTGGCAGGTGGAGGGAGGAAGGGAAATCATTGTGCGGGGCAAGCCCGGCGAGGCGCCGGTGCGCCGTTTTCTGGAGGACCTCAACAGGCGCTTTCTGCCCCACCGCGCAGTGCTGGTGGCGGGAGAGGGCGACGAAACACTGGCCCGGCTGGCCCCCTTCCTGGAAAACTTTACCCGCCGCGGCGGCGAGCCCGCCTTTTACATCTGCCGCAACTACACCTGCGAGCGGCCGGTCACCGACCCGGAAAAGGCCCTTGAACTGCTGGAATAG
- the rlmB gene encoding 23S rRNA (guanosine(2251)-2'-O)-methyltransferase RlmB, which translates to MSDNIYIYGKNPVREALTDQPEKVDKIFLRDSLHDHQVSGIMEMASSHRIPVNHVPGAKLHELVGSVNDQGVVALMSAIAYREFGEWLGEVDTSDYPAVLMLDEITDPHNMGAILRTAAAAGMEAVLVPKHRQAPVNATVYKASAGTAGRIPVVRMGNLNQSIMKLKDEGFWIGGLTAGGETPLFELEVDRPLAFVIGSEGEGIHEKTLEHCDYRFSIPLRNRVESLNASVSAALVCYEWLRKKG; encoded by the coding sequence ATGTCCGATAACATATATATCTACGGGAAAAATCCCGTCCGGGAAGCCCTCACCGACCAACCCGAAAAAGTGGACAAGATCTTCCTGCGCGACTCCCTGCACGACCACCAGGTCTCAGGCATCATGGAGATGGCCTCCTCCCACCGCATCCCGGTAAACCACGTGCCCGGCGCCAAGCTGCATGAGCTGGTGGGCAGCGTGAACGACCAGGGCGTGGTGGCCCTGATGAGCGCCATCGCCTACCGCGAATTCGGCGAATGGCTGGGGGAGGTGGACACCTCGGACTATCCCGCCGTTCTCATGCTCGACGAGATCACCGATCCCCACAACATGGGCGCCATCCTGCGCACCGCGGCGGCGGCCGGCATGGAGGCGGTGCTGGTGCCCAAGCACCGCCAGGCCCCGGTCAACGCCACCGTCTATAAGGCCTCGGCTGGGACCGCAGGGCGCATTCCCGTGGTGCGGATGGGCAACCTTAACCAGTCCATCATGAAGCTGAAGGACGAGGGGTTCTGGATAGGAGGACTGACTGCAGGCGGGGAGACGCCCCTGTTCGAGCTGGAGGTGGATCGTCCCCTGGCTTTCGTAATCGGCAGCGAGGGAGAGGGCATTCACGAAAAAACCCTCGAGCACTGCGACTACCGGTTCAGCATTCCCCTTCGCAACCGCGTGGAGTCGCTCAACGCCTCCGTAAGCGCGGCGCTGGTCTGCTACGAGTGGCTGCGCAAGAAAGGATAA
- a CDS encoding type II toxin-antitoxin system VapB family antitoxin — MRTNIVIDDDLMNEVLSMSKFKTKKDAVEAGLKLLLQRKKQEQIRELRGKLRWEGDLEDMRRDDK, encoded by the coding sequence ATGAGAACCAATATTGTAATTGACGACGATCTGATGAACGAGGTATTGAGCATGAGCAAATTCAAGACCAAAAAAGACGCGGTAGAGGCTGGGCTGAAATTACTTTTGCAGCGCAAGAAGCAAGAGCAGATTCGTGAGTTGCGGGGAAAACTGAGATGGGAGGGTGACCTGGAAGACATGCGGCGGGATGACAAATGA